The following DNA comes from bacterium.
GCGGCGCGTGAGCGTCGCCACGCCGTCGACGGCGCCGTCCACGACCACGCGGTCGAGCCACCCGCTCGCCCCGGCGAGGCCGCGTACGAGCGCCGCCGTCCCGTCGACGACGCCGTCGAGCACCGTGCGATCGAAGCGCGCCGCACCCGCCGCTGCGGCGAGCACGGCGGGCACGACGGCGCGCGCGTAGAGCGCGTCGAGGGGATCCGTCGCCGCCGCTCCCGTCGCCGGCGGCGCGCCGCGGCCGAAGCGCCACCATGCGACGAGCATGCCGGCCGCCGCGACGGCCACCGACACGCCCATGAGCGCGAGCTCGACCCCGCGGGCCGGATGGGGCTCGGCGACGGGCGTCCCGAGCACCGGCGCGAGCCACGCCCCGAAGAGATGCGGCACGCCGAGGACGTCGCCGAGCGCGGGCGGCACGCCGAGCCAACCGACGCCGAGCGCACCCGCCGCCAGCACCCACAGCGGCAGCATCATCACCGGCGGCGACTCGTGGATGCGCGCCGCCGCCGGCTCCAGGCGCGACGCCCCCGCGAAGACGAGCAGCAGCTGCCGGACCATGTAGTAGGCGGTGAGCCCGGCGACGGCCGTGGCGACGAGCCACAGCCCGGCGTGTCCCCGCTCGCCCGCGAACGCCTCCCACAGGATCGCGTCCTTCGAGAAGAAGCCGCCGACGAAGGGCACCCCGGTGAGCGCCAGGGTCGCGACGACGTACACCGCGCAGGTGTGCGGCAGCGCGCGGCGGAGCCCGCCCATGCGCCGCATGTCCTGCTCGCCGCCGAGCGCGTGGATGACGCTGCCGGCGGCGAGGAACAGCGCGGCCTTGAAGAACGCGTGCGTGGTCAGATGGAAGACGCCCGCCGCCGCGGCGCCGACGCCCATCGCGAGCATCATGTAGCCGAGCTGCGAGACCGTCGAGTACGCGAGCACCTTCTTCACGTCGTGCTGGGACGCCGCCAGCACCGCCCCCCAGAGCGCGGTCACGGCGCCGACGCCCGCGACCACGTGCGCCGTCACCAGCGCCGGCGCGAAGAGCGGGTGCAGGCGGGCGAGCAGGTAGACGCCCGCCGTCACCATGGTCGCCGCGTGGATCAGCGCCGACCCCGGCGTCGGGCCGGCCATCGCGTCGGGCAGCCATACGTGCAGCGGGATCTGCGCGGACTTGCCGGCGGCGCCGAGGAAGAGGAGCAGCGTCACCGTCGTCACCACCTCCGGCGCGAGCCCCCCGACCAGCGGCCCCAGCTCGCGGAACGTCAGCGTCGGCGGGCCGGCGGCGGCGAGGCTCGCCACGAGCAGCGCCGTCCCGAGGAGCACGCCCACGTCGCCGGCGCGATTCACGAGGAAGGCCCTGGTCCCCGCGGCCGCGTTCGCGCGGTCCTCCCACCAGAACCCGACGAGCGCCCAGGAGCAGAAGCCCACGCCCTCCCAGCCGAGAAAGAGCAGGA
Coding sequences within:
- the nuoL gene encoding NADH-quinone oxidoreductase subunit L; protein product: MPTAAPVLALMPLFPLLGALVLGVGGARLQARAGAGAVGALGCAGVWAAFGVGAAAVWTLAGLPASERLLLAEGPTWIDVGGLRVPFTLALDPLSAVLVLLVGGVGGLIHVYAIGYMRDDPAAWRFFAYLNLFTAAMLVLVLADNLLLLFLGWEGVGFCSWALVGFWWEDRANAAAGTRAFLVNRAGDVGVLLGTALLVASLAAAGPPTLTFRELGPLVGGLAPEVVTTVTLLLFLGAAGKSAQIPLHVWLPDAMAGPTPGSALIHAATMVTAGVYLLARLHPLFAPALVTAHVVAGVGAVTALWGAVLAASQHDVKKVLAYSTVSQLGYMMLAMGVGAAAAGVFHLTTHAFFKAALFLAAGSVIHALGGEQDMRRMGGLRRALPHTCAVYVVATLALTGVPFVGGFFSKDAILWEAFAGERGHAGLWLVATAVAGLTAYYMVRQLLLVFAGASRLEPAAARIHESPPVMMLPLWVLAAGALGVGWLGVPPALGDVLGVPHLFGAWLAPVLGTPVAEPHPARGVELALMGVSVAVAAAGMLVAWWRFGRGAPPATGAAATDPLDALYARAVVPAVLAAAAGAARFDRTVLDGVVDGTAALVRGLAGASGWLDRVVVDGAVDGVATLTRRLGDRARALQTGAISTYLFVVALGVLGGVVLWWTWTWTTAS